Proteins from one Setaria italica strain Yugu1 chromosome V, Setaria_italica_v2.0, whole genome shotgun sequence genomic window:
- the LOC101769905 gene encoding UPF0587 protein C1orf123 homolog has product MVYFALYVGAELDGLTNLQPRGGCDDPNFPYYLKLKCENCGEVTAKSTYVTLSEQVDLPKGHGTAHLVQKCKLCGREGTIVMIPGQGTPLTIEQSQKEEKTCLMVFDCRGYEPVEFSFGAGWKAESVHGTPFDIDCSEGEFSEYDEKGECPVELGKLQSTFKVVKKHERGGKTRFV; this is encoded by the exons ATGGTGTACTTCGCGCTGTATGTGGGTGCGGAGCTGGACGGCCTCACCAACCTGCAGCCCCGCGGCGGCTGCGACGACCCCAACTTCCCCTACTACCTCAAG CTCAAGTGCGAGAACTGCGGGGAGGTCACCGCCAAGTCCACCTACGTCACCCTCAGCGAGCAAGTCGACCTCCCCAAAGGACACGGCACCGCCCACCTCGTCCAGAAG TGCAAGCTTTGTGGGAGAGAAGGAACGATTGTGATGATTCCTGGGCAGGGGACGCCACTAACTATTGAGCAGAgccagaaagaagaaaagactTGTTTGATGGTCTTTGACTGCAGAGGCTATGAACCTGTTGAGTTTTCCTTTGGTGCTGGCTGGAAGGCTGAATCT GTCCATGGGACTCCTTTTGACATAGACTGCTCTGAAGGTGAATTTTCTGAGTATGATGAGAAGGGAGAATGCCCTGTTGAGTTAGGCAAGCTGCAGTCAACATTCAAAGTG GTGAAGAAGCATGAGAGGGGTGGGAAGACTAGATTCGTCTAG